Proteins encoded in a region of the Desulforegula conservatrix Mb1Pa genome:
- a CDS encoding 4-hydroxyphenylacetate 3-hydroxylase family protein, with protein sequence MRTKQQYIDSVMKLRRNIFCKGERISRDHEDLEMTLNVLGHTFEAAADPATADLCTAKSHLSGETINRFCHIHQNPQDLHKKQDMTRMLCRHVGYCIGRCMGADATNAVNSIAFEADKVNNGNTEYYKNFLKWLDNFQKNDYVLACAQTDTKGERMLRPSQQPDPDQYLRVVERKSDGIVVTGCKVHITQASVADEIMVVPTRAMTADEKDYAVAFAVPSDYDGVTQIVHPHNMNRRKHFKRGFDFGAVDSYVIFDKVFVPWDRVFLCGEHQHGGLAALLFALFHRHSYSGCKPAIGDVAIGLAALAAEVNGIEKTPHVKEKLASIIQIAELGYAAGYTASALSKPEVNIPGFGQVPFGPGSYIPNSIYCNVGRCLTGEAVFHEQEILCDIAGGVPATFPYEQDLVNPETKAYVDKYLKRNSKMPVEDQIKFWLYFSDMTVSAIAGSMNYASFHGGGSPIMEQIAITSQYDIKARKDMVKRLAGMS encoded by the coding sequence ATGAGAACGAAACAACAGTATATAGACAGTGTAATGAAGCTTAGAAGAAATATCTTCTGCAAAGGCGAAAGAATCAGCCGTGACCACGAAGATCTTGAAATGACGCTGAATGTTCTCGGCCACACCTTTGAGGCAGCAGCCGACCCTGCTACAGCTGATCTTTGCACAGCAAAATCGCACCTGAGCGGCGAAACCATTAACCGTTTCTGCCATATCCACCAGAATCCACAGGATCTTCATAAAAAGCAGGACATGACCAGAATGCTTTGCCGTCATGTCGGATACTGCATAGGACGCTGCATGGGTGCTGACGCCACAAACGCAGTTAACTCCATAGCTTTTGAAGCTGACAAGGTTAACAACGGTAATACCGAGTATTACAAGAATTTCCTCAAGTGGCTCGATAATTTCCAGAAGAACGACTATGTCCTCGCCTGTGCCCAGACTGACACAAAAGGTGAGCGTATGCTCCGTCCTTCCCAGCAGCCTGATCCTGATCAGTATCTTCGCGTTGTTGAAAGAAAGAGTGACGGTATTGTTGTAACAGGTTGCAAGGTTCATATAACCCAGGCTTCAGTTGCAGATGAAATCATGGTTGTTCCGACACGTGCGATGACAGCAGATGAAAAAGACTATGCTGTGGCCTTCGCAGTGCCATCTGACTATGATGGAGTTACACAGATAGTCCATCCCCACAACATGAACAGAAGAAAGCATTTCAAGCGCGGATTCGATTTTGGTGCGGTTGACTCATATGTAATCTTTGACAAAGTTTTTGTTCCTTGGGATCGAGTTTTCCTTTGCGGAGAACATCAGCACGGCGGACTTGCAGCCCTTCTTTTTGCTCTTTTTCACCGTCACAGCTATTCAGGATGCAAACCGGCAATAGGTGACGTGGCAATTGGTCTTGCGGCGCTTGCAGCAGAGGTTAACGGGATCGAAAAGACTCCTCACGTAAAAGAAAAACTTGCAAGCATAATCCAGATTGCTGAACTCGGATACGCTGCTGGTTATACAGCTTCTGCCTTAAGCAAGCCTGAAGTAAATATTCCGGGTTTCGGACAGGTTCCTTTCGGCCCTGGATCATATATTCCAAATTCGATTTATTGCAATGTGGGCCGCTGTCTTACTGGAGAAGCAGTTTTCCATGAGCAGGAAATTCTTTGTGACATAGCTGGCGGTGTTCCTGCGACCTTCCCTTATGAACAGGATCTTGTGAATCCTGAAACCAAGGCATACGTTGATAAGTATCTCAAACGCAATTCAAAAATGCCTGTCGAAGATCAGATCAAATTCTGGCTGTATTTCAGTGACATGACAGTATCTGCAATTGCAGGCAGTATGAACTACGCAAGCTTCCACGGCGGTGGATCTCCAATTATGGAGCAGATAGCCATTACCTCCCAGTATGACATCAAAGCGAGGAAGGATATGGTGAAAAGGCTTGCAGGAATGTCTTAA